The genomic DNA gtccaCACCTTTGTTAGAGTCGTAGATGAAGACAGGTTCATGGTCGAAGCCGAGAcactttgcttgttttttgaaatgttccAAGTCTGAGTcgtttgctgctgttgtctctCGTCCTGAAAAAATTGAGTGGAGTTAAATTGTGTGACAAAAAGTGTCTCCAGTCAAGTTTTGTGTTTCCTACCCATCAGATAAAGAGAGTGGATGGCACCCTCTTCCTGTTTAGTAGTGGTAGTGATGTTAAAGAAGTTCAGGAGGACGTCGATGTCTCCAGTGATGGTGGAGTTAGCGCTGAAGGCGACAACGCTGTCGCTGCTTGGCAACACATGGAACAGTGTGGTGATGTTAGCatctgaggacagagacatcatcttcatcatcatcatcatcatcatcatcatcatcatcatcatcttcatcatcttcatcttcatcaccatcatcttcatcatcatcatcatcaccaccatcatattcatcatcaccatcatcaatatcatcacagtcatcatcatcatcatcatcaccatcatcttcatcttcatcttcatcttcatcttcatcttcatcttcatcatcatattCATCACTATCatattcttcatcatcatcatcacatcaccatcttcatcatcatcatcttcaccatcatcatcattatcattatcttcatcatcacaatcatcatcatcatcatcataaccatcaggttatgatgatgatgatcataacctcatcatcacaatcatcatcatcatcatcataaccatcaggttatgatgatgatgatggtgattcgtcatcatcatcattatcatcttcatcaccatcatcttcatcatcatcatcatcaccaccctcatattcatcatcatcaatatcatcacagtcatcatcatcatcacaatcatcatcatcatcatcaccatcatcttcatcttcatcaccaacatattcttcatcatcatcatcatcatcatcaccatcttcatcatcacaatcatcatcatcttcaccatcatcatcattatcattatcttcatcatcatcatcatcacaatcatcatcataaccatcagcatcatcatcatcatccttatcatcatcatcatcatcatcatcatcatcacatcaccatcatcaccatcttcatcacTCACAATGGGCCGTCACTGTGTTTCCATCGATGGTGAGGTTGTTCTGTGCGCtgaaacattttccatttctgaggaaacacagagtcagctGATAAaagacacgcgcacacacacacttcagtttcctgttgtctgTCTCacaatgagataaagacatgatcatATGATGCAGATTTTATTACACAATTCTTTAATTAAGTGGATATAATCAGTTTTTCACACATGTTCActggcagcagggggcgctcatagtcacatgactcacatgTTGTTCTCCTCAAACATCTCCAGCATGTTGGTGTCAGAGGTCGAGGAGGTGATGTTCAGCCACGAGCTCTCTGTCTTCTTTAGGATCTCCACAAACAGTTTATCATCAGAGTAACCGACGAGTGTGTTCAACCTGCccaacaactacacacacacacacacacacacacacacatgcaaacacatgcacacacacatgttggacattcatgacttgaggggacattgcattgactcattcatttcctggagacttactcttaCCTTAATCACAATTACTagtggcctaatcctaatcctaaccctgacctcaacctaaccttaaaacatatcttcaccttaaaatgtagtcatttacgttgtgtggacttgatttttgtcccgacaaggaagacaagtccccataaagtgactgtgtaaacagttttaggtccccacaacattagtaatacccgcacacaaacacaaacacaaacacacacacacacttgtatacATAAGTATACTtgtattgtgtatatttgtatactTGTGTATACTTGTATACTTGTCCCGAAACTTCACTCAGTAAAAACatgattgaataaataaatatgctgatgacacacaTCAGCTGACCTCAGCAGAGTGGTTACCGTGGCGTGGCCGTGCAGAGACACGGGCGTCAGTAGCGGTTGACATTCCTCATGCGTCAGTGCCGAGCAGCTGACAAACAAAGCCACGAACAGGAAGTGAGAGACGAATCTGGGGTTCATGACGAGGACGTGAAGAAGAAACCAGCACTGAGCTTCACAGAGATGCTCGAACTTTATATGCTttccagaccacgccccctgtcCACACACAAGACCACAGCCCCTAGCATTAAGCAACAGCTCAAAGTTCAAAAGTTGACCTTCAACATCTGCTAAGTTTGTCTTTCAGTCAGTGTTTGCTCCGTCAATCacatctgacctttgacctttaaagAGCCAACATCCATGTCTGACTTTAGATGCAACTGGATCATCAACAAGCTCCTGACGACAATCAGGAAGTCTACAGTCATAGCAGGAAGTCTACAGTCACAGCAGGAAGTCTATAGTCAGGGCAGGAGGTCTGCAGtcagaacaggaagtcaacaGTCAGAAAAGGAAGTCTACAGTCATATCAGGAAGTCTACAGTCAGAACAGGAAGTCTattgtcagagcaggaagtcttgagtcagaacaggaagtctatcgtcagagcaggaagtcttCAGTCAGAACAGGAAGTCTACAGTCATAACAGGAAGTCTACAGTCAGAGCAGG from Solea senegalensis isolate Sse05_10M linkage group LG20, IFAPA_SoseM_1, whole genome shotgun sequence includes the following:
- the LOC122786636 gene encoding uncharacterized protein LOC122786636, which encodes MNPRFVSHFLFVALFVSCSALTHEECQPLLTPVSLHGHATLLGRLNTLVGYSDDKLFVEILKKTESSWLNITSSTSDTNMLEMFEENNINGKCFSAQNNLTIDGNTVTAHYANITTLFHVLPSSDSVVAFSANSTITGDIDVLLNFFNITTTTKQEEGAIHSLYLMGRETTAANDSDLEHFKKQAKCLGFDHEPVFIYDSNKGFCAKDKVVSIVF